Proteins found in one Lycium ferocissimum isolate CSIRO_LF1 chromosome 6, AGI_CSIRO_Lferr_CH_V1, whole genome shotgun sequence genomic segment:
- the LOC132060249 gene encoding uncharacterized protein LOC132060249, with the protein MGSYQLIREKKGTNDARLRWDPQQGDVQIQSETKNLSPSRIEVITSESTKDNDLELAFQKFAVSSSPTSPLSTTLPKTSGDHIGSHHFRKANKNGSNGRLLSLDIFRGLTVALMIFVEYAGGLYPAINHSPWDGITLADFVMPFFLFIVGVSLALAYKNMPCRLTATRKAVHRALKLLILGLFLQGGYFHGIKNLTYGVDVERIRWTGILQRIAISFLLAAMCEIWLKGDNKVNSGQSLLKRYHQQWAMAIMVTALYLSLFYGLYVPDWDYQMPMDSSSLEAKIFTVKCGVRGDSGPACNAVGMIDRKILGIQHLYTRAIYGRSKECSVNSPNYGPLPLDAPSWCQAPFDPEGLLSSLMAIVTCFIGLHYGHIIVHFKDHKVRIQQWLIPSSCLVLLGVTCDCLGMHVNKVLYSFSYMCVTAGAAGFLFTAVYMMVDVWGYRHWSTVLKWMGTNALLIYVLVSCNILPVILQGFYWRRPDNNILTMIGIGPKK; encoded by the exons ATGGGATCTTATCAATTAATTAGAGAGAAAAAAGGTACTAATGATGCAAGATTAAGATGGGATCCACAACAAGGTGATGTTCAAATTCAATCAGAAACCAAGAATTTGTCACCTAGTAGGATTGAGGTTATTACAAGTGAATCAACAAAGGATAATGATTTGGAATTAGCATTCCAAAAATTTGCTGTATCATCATCACCAACATCTCCATTGTCTACTACATTGCCTAAAACAAGTGGTGATCATATTGGTAGTCATCATTTTCGTAAGGCTAATAAGAATGGTTCTAATGGTCGCCTTCTTTCTCTTGACATTTTTCGCGGGCTCACTGTTGCG TTAATGATATTTGTGGAATACGCCGGTGGACTTTATCCCGCTATCAATCATTCACCATGGGATGGTATAACCCTGGCAGATTTCGTCATGCCATTTTTCCTCTTCATTGTTGGAGTATCACTTGCACTTGCATacaag AACATGCCCTGCAGACTGACTGCGACTAGAAAAGCAGTGCACCGCGCACTTAAGCTTCTCATCCTTGGACTCTTTCTTCAAG GAGGCTATTTTCATGGTATAAAAAATCTAACTTATGGAGTGGACGTTGAGAGAATCAGATGGACGGGTATATTGCAG AGAATTGCAATATCATTTTTGTTGGCAGCAATGTGTGAAATCTGGCTTAAGGGTGATAATAAAGTCAATTCAGGACAATCTTTGTTGAAGAGATACCATCAACAATG GGCTATGGCTATAATGGTTACTGCTTTATACCTTTCTTTGTTCTACGGTTTATATGTTCCTGACTGGGATTATCAGATGCCAATGGACAGTTCTTCTTTGGAAGCAAAGATATTCACA GTGAAATGTGGTGTACGGGGAGACAGTGGACCAGCATGTAATGCTGTCGGAATGATTGATCGAAAAATATTGGGTATTCAACACTTATATACAAGAGCCATTTATGGACGATCAAAA GAATGTAGCGTCAACTCCCCTAACTACGGTCCCCTTCCTCTCGATGCTCCATCATGGTGTCAAGCTCCTTTCGACCCAGAAGGACTTTTGAG TTCATTAATGGCTATTGTAACTTGCTTCATCGGTTTGCATTACGGGCACATCATTGTCCATTTCAAG GATCATAAAGTTAGAATTCAGCAATGGCTGATACCATCATCTTGTCTCGTACTGCTAGGTGTAACATGTGACTGCCTCG GGATGCATGTAAACAAGGTTTTGTACTCCTTCAGTTATATGTGTGTTACTGCGGGTGCTGCCGGCTTTCTCTTCACTGCAGTCTATATGATG GTTGATGTGTGGGGGTATAGACACTGGAGCACAGTACTGAAATGGATGGGAACGAACGCATTGCTGATTTACGTTCTTGTATCGTGCAACATCCTTCCGGTTATTTTGCAGGGATTCTATTGGAGGCGGCCTGATAATAACATT CTCACAATGATTGGTATCGGACCTAAGAAGTAG